From one Lycium ferocissimum isolate CSIRO_LF1 chromosome 7, AGI_CSIRO_Lferr_CH_V1, whole genome shotgun sequence genomic stretch:
- the LOC132064092 gene encoding F-box protein At5g07670-like isoform X1, which yields MPTSPPEENPSPNPKSSSAAPPVRKRRLSLSEIWYNKDSQALKQLVLQMRAQSSVSNSTTPPSESELSETLTLDDPEPTRFSSGPDCTALLSDKLLLNVLSKVEEKQHVSNSLVCKRWCKLSGKLVRSIKLLDWEFLESGRLSYRFPGLIDIDLSRACVESRRNSGIVMSHRLVSLHLGSGFIDGGFVRKEGFLRKDVVDGGVKVLVEGCVNLRRIVLMNASEEGLSCLGEKCETLQELELYFIDDFALKGLFGCRNLQILKLVGCIDGLYNSMVSDIGLTILAQGCKRLLKLELVGCEGSYDGIKAIGQCCQMLEELILCDHRMDGGWLSALSYCRNLKTLKLQCCKVLDSSPGPDEHLGSCSTLEELHLQQCQLRDKQGARALFLVCRTVRELVLGDCWGLDNSIFAAASVCRSLRLLSLDGCSLLTTEGLDSVVQSWKELERLKVVACNNIKDSEITPELATLFSVLKELKWRPDSRSFLSSGLEGTGIGQKGGRSLRRK from the exons ATGCCTACGTCACCACCTGAAGAAAACCCTAGCCCAAACCCTAAATCATCATCGGCGGCGCCGCCGGTGAGGAAACGGCGGTTGAGCTTATCGGAGATATGGTATAACAAGGATTCACAAGCGTTGAAGCAATTAGTGCTTCAAATGCGAGCTCAATCATCGGTTTCAAATTCAACTACTCCACCTTCTGAATCCGAATTATCTGAAACCCTAACCCTAGACGACCCGGAACCGACCCGGTTCAGTTCCGGACCCGATTGTACGGCGTTGCTTTCTGATAAGTTGTTGCTGAATGTGCTTTCCAAGGTTGAAGAAAAGCAGCATGTTTCGAATTCGTTGGTTTGTAAGCGTTGGTGTAAGCTTAGTGGGAAGTTGGTTAGGTCTATTAAGTTGTTAGATTGGGAATTTTTGGAATCTGGGAGGCTTAGTTATAGGTTTCCTGGTTTAATTGACATTGACTTAAGTCGAGCGTGTGTCGAATCCAGGAGGAATTCGGGGATTGTGATGAGTCATAGGCTCGTTTCGCTGCATTTGGGTTCGGGTTTTATTGATGGAGGGTTTGTTAGGAAAGAGGGGTTTTTGAGGAAAGATGTGGTTGATGGAGGGGTTAAGGTTTTAGTCGAGGGTTGTGTTAATTTAAGGAGAATAGTATTGATGAATGCAAGTGAAGAGGGGTTGAGTTGTTTGGGCGAAAAGTGTGAAACTTTGCAGGAATTGGAATTGTATTTCATTGATGACTTTGCGTtgaaggggttgtttggttgtaGGAATTTGCAGATACTGAAATTGGTTGGTTGCATTGATGGATTGTATAATTCCATGGTTTCGGATATTGGGTTGACCATTTTAGCTCAAGGGTGTAAGCGTTTACTGAAGCTTGAGCTGGTCGGATGTGAGGGAAGTTATGATGGGATTAAAGCAATTGGACAGTGCTGTCAGATGTTAGAGGAATTGATACTTTGTGATCATAGGATGGATGGTGGGTGGTTGTCAGCTTTGTCATATTGTAGGAACTTGAAAACTTTGAAGCTTCAGTGTTGTAAGGTTTTAGATTCAAGTCCTGGCCCTGATGAGCACTTGGGTTCTTGTTCTACTCTCGAGGAGCTACATTTACAGCAGTGTCAATTACGGGATAAGCAAGGTGCGAGGGCGTTGTTTCTGGTTTGTAGGACTGTCCGTGAGCTTGTCTTAGGGGACTGTTGGGGATTAGACAACAGTATATTTGCTGCTGCAAGTGTTTGTCG GAGCTTGAGATTACTCTCTTTGGATGGATGCTCGTTGCTGACGACTGAAGGATTGGATTCAGTAGTTCAGTCATGGAAAGAGCTTGAAAGGCTAAAGGTAGTCGCATGTAACAATATAAAGGATAGTGAAATAACACCAGAACTAGCAACTTTATTTTCTGTTCTCAAAGAGCTAAAGTGGAGGCCAGATTCTCGGTCTTTTCTTTCATCAGGTCTTGAAGGGACTGGAATTGGGCAGAAAGGTGGAAGATCGTTGCGGAGGAAGTAA
- the LOC132064092 gene encoding F-box protein At5g07670-like isoform X2 — MPTSPPEENPSPNPKSSSAAPPVRKRRLSLSEIWYNKDSQALKQLVLQMRAQSSVSNSTTPPSESELSETLTLDDPEPTRFSSGPDCTALLSDKLLLNVLSKVEEKQHVSNSLVCKRWCKLSGKLVRSIKLLDWEFLESGRLSYRFPGLIDIDLSRACVESRRNSGIVMSHRLVSLHLGSGFIDGGFVRKEGFLRKDVVDGGVKVLVEGCVNLRRIVLMNASEEGLSCLGEKCETLQELELYFIDDFALKGLFGCRNLQILKLVGCIDGLYNSMVSDIGLTILAQGCKRLLKLELVGCEGSYDGIKAIGQCCQMLEELILCDHRMDGGWLSALSYCRNLKTLKLQCCKVLDSSPGPDEHLGSCSTLEELHLQQCQLRDKQGARALFLVCRTVRELVLGDCWGLDNSIFAAASVCRSLRLLSLDGCSLLTTEGLDSVVQSWKELERLKVLKGLELGRKVEDRCGGSKVWTN, encoded by the exons ATGCCTACGTCACCACCTGAAGAAAACCCTAGCCCAAACCCTAAATCATCATCGGCGGCGCCGCCGGTGAGGAAACGGCGGTTGAGCTTATCGGAGATATGGTATAACAAGGATTCACAAGCGTTGAAGCAATTAGTGCTTCAAATGCGAGCTCAATCATCGGTTTCAAATTCAACTACTCCACCTTCTGAATCCGAATTATCTGAAACCCTAACCCTAGACGACCCGGAACCGACCCGGTTCAGTTCCGGACCCGATTGTACGGCGTTGCTTTCTGATAAGTTGTTGCTGAATGTGCTTTCCAAGGTTGAAGAAAAGCAGCATGTTTCGAATTCGTTGGTTTGTAAGCGTTGGTGTAAGCTTAGTGGGAAGTTGGTTAGGTCTATTAAGTTGTTAGATTGGGAATTTTTGGAATCTGGGAGGCTTAGTTATAGGTTTCCTGGTTTAATTGACATTGACTTAAGTCGAGCGTGTGTCGAATCCAGGAGGAATTCGGGGATTGTGATGAGTCATAGGCTCGTTTCGCTGCATTTGGGTTCGGGTTTTATTGATGGAGGGTTTGTTAGGAAAGAGGGGTTTTTGAGGAAAGATGTGGTTGATGGAGGGGTTAAGGTTTTAGTCGAGGGTTGTGTTAATTTAAGGAGAATAGTATTGATGAATGCAAGTGAAGAGGGGTTGAGTTGTTTGGGCGAAAAGTGTGAAACTTTGCAGGAATTGGAATTGTATTTCATTGATGACTTTGCGTtgaaggggttgtttggttgtaGGAATTTGCAGATACTGAAATTGGTTGGTTGCATTGATGGATTGTATAATTCCATGGTTTCGGATATTGGGTTGACCATTTTAGCTCAAGGGTGTAAGCGTTTACTGAAGCTTGAGCTGGTCGGATGTGAGGGAAGTTATGATGGGATTAAAGCAATTGGACAGTGCTGTCAGATGTTAGAGGAATTGATACTTTGTGATCATAGGATGGATGGTGGGTGGTTGTCAGCTTTGTCATATTGTAGGAACTTGAAAACTTTGAAGCTTCAGTGTTGTAAGGTTTTAGATTCAAGTCCTGGCCCTGATGAGCACTTGGGTTCTTGTTCTACTCTCGAGGAGCTACATTTACAGCAGTGTCAATTACGGGATAAGCAAGGTGCGAGGGCGTTGTTTCTGGTTTGTAGGACTGTCCGTGAGCTTGTCTTAGGGGACTGTTGGGGATTAGACAACAGTATATTTGCTGCTGCAAGTGTTTGTCG GAGCTTGAGATTACTCTCTTTGGATGGATGCTCGTTGCTGACGACTGAAGGATTGGATTCAGTAGTTCAGTCATGGAAAGAGCTTGAAAGGCTAAAG GTCTTGAAGGGACTGGAATTGGGCAGAAAGGTGGAAGATCGTTGCGGAGGAAGTAAAGTGTGGACAAACTGA